In Pseudobacter ginsenosidimutans, the following are encoded in one genomic region:
- the coaE gene encoding dephospho-CoA kinase (Dephospho-CoA kinase (CoaE) performs the final step in coenzyme A biosynthesis.), which translates to MQDLLLSGFRILAAMISVGITGGIGSGKSTVARIFEVLGIPVYYADDAAKRIMNTDPELRQAIIDTFGPETYTNGVLNRSVLSSLVFNNQEKLEQLNSLVHPATIRDGEKWMQAQTTPYAIKEAALFFESGSAASLDYIIGVYAPASLRIHRAMQRDNITREAVIARMSKQIDENIKMRLCNFVIVNDEQQPVLPQVLALHKELLALSAQKR; encoded by the coding sequence TTGCAGGATTTATTATTAAGTGGCTTCCGTATCTTAGCTGCCATGATCAGCGTTGGCATTACCGGCGGTATCGGCTCAGGCAAAAGTACTGTTGCCCGCATCTTTGAAGTGCTCGGCATTCCTGTTTATTATGCAGACGATGCCGCCAAGCGCATCATGAATACAGACCCCGAGCTCCGCCAGGCCATCATCGATACATTCGGCCCGGAAACCTATACTAACGGTGTGCTTAACCGAAGCGTTCTCTCCTCCCTCGTTTTCAACAATCAGGAAAAACTGGAACAGCTCAACTCACTGGTACATCCCGCCACCATTCGCGACGGAGAAAAATGGATGCAGGCCCAAACCACGCCCTACGCCATCAAGGAGGCCGCCCTCTTCTTCGAATCCGGATCAGCAGCATCCCTGGATTATATCATCGGCGTGTATGCGCCTGCCAGCCTCCGCATCCACCGCGCCATGCAGCGCGACAATATCACACGCGAAGCTGTAATTGCCCGCATGAGCAAACAAATAGACGAGAATATCAAAATGCGGTTGTGCAACTTCGTTATAGTGAATGATGAGCAGCAACCCGTACTACCGCAGGTACTCGCTCTCCACAAGGAACTCTTAGCCCTTTCAGCTCAGAAACGCTGA
- a CDS encoding M14 family metallopeptidase codes for MRKALTALALCSLPILLAAQSPADYSNHQQQSRRIQALASGYPSLVSVQSLTKTAGGKDIWMITIGTQPADAKPAIAIVGGVEGQHLLGAELALGFAENLLAASQSDSIRQLLNRTTFYVFPNMSPDASEQYFAKLKYERQANAGKTDDDRDGKLNEDDFDDLDNNGKITFMRVESPIGQYKLHPDDPRVLIKADPAKGEKGQYLLYSEGIDNDKDDRFNEDGEGGVHFNKNLTHNYPPFIPGSGEFAVSEPETRALLDKLYELFNVFAVASFSSNNNLSTPLSYNAAAASQKLVNGWLEADVRANAAVSDLYNKTVTFKDAPRTNAAGGDLLSWAYYHYARYSFSTPGWAVPKTKPDTTKKEKAFTVEDPTASYLRWASQQGISNTFTDWKPISHPDFPGQKVEVGGIDPFVLINPPYKMVPAIVQQHTNFLVKLAGYQPSLEILNIKTEKVSAGLTRVTLEITNKGLLASHTKIGERNYFTKRILVKVSTTGNQQVISGRKSQLLGSLEANSSQQLSWLIKGTGKLSIEAACPTTGNASASVNL; via the coding sequence ATGAGAAAAGCCCTGACAGCCCTTGCGCTGTGCAGCCTGCCCATATTACTGGCAGCGCAGTCCCCGGCCGATTACAGCAATCATCAACAACAATCCCGGCGTATCCAGGCACTTGCCTCCGGCTATCCTTCACTGGTAAGCGTTCAATCGCTCACCAAAACTGCAGGCGGAAAAGATATCTGGATGATCACCATCGGCACACAGCCGGCCGATGCAAAACCCGCCATTGCCATTGTTGGAGGAGTGGAAGGTCAACATCTGCTCGGCGCGGAACTGGCGCTGGGATTTGCGGAAAACCTTCTGGCAGCAAGTCAATCCGATTCCATCCGCCAATTGCTCAACCGCACTACATTTTACGTTTTTCCGAATATGAGCCCGGACGCATCGGAGCAATATTTCGCAAAACTTAAATATGAACGTCAGGCAAATGCCGGTAAAACAGATGACGACCGCGATGGCAAACTCAATGAAGATGATTTTGATGATCTCGACAATAATGGAAAGATCACTTTCATGCGCGTGGAATCCCCCATCGGTCAATACAAACTCCATCCTGACGATCCCCGTGTACTGATCAAAGCTGATCCTGCAAAAGGTGAAAAAGGACAATACCTTCTCTATTCCGAAGGCATCGACAATGATAAAGATGATCGCTTCAATGAAGACGGGGAAGGCGGGGTACACTTCAACAAAAACCTTACACATAATTATCCGCCCTTCATTCCCGGCTCCGGCGAATTTGCCGTGTCTGAACCGGAAACAAGAGCCCTGCTGGACAAACTCTATGAACTCTTCAACGTGTTTGCAGTAGCGAGCTTCAGCAGCAATAACAACCTGAGCACACCCCTCTCCTACAATGCAGCAGCAGCATCGCAGAAACTCGTGAATGGCTGGCTGGAAGCCGATGTGAGAGCCAATGCCGCTGTATCAGATCTCTACAATAAAACAGTAACATTCAAAGACGCGCCCAGAACCAATGCCGCCGGCGGGGATCTTCTCTCCTGGGCTTATTATCATTATGCCCGCTACAGTTTCAGTACACCCGGCTGGGCCGTCCCCAAAACAAAACCAGACACAACAAAAAAAGAAAAAGCATTCACTGTTGAAGATCCCACTGCCAGCTATCTGCGCTGGGCTTCGCAACAAGGGATCAGTAATACATTCACCGATTGGAAACCCATATCCCACCCGGATTTCCCTGGTCAGAAAGTGGAAGTGGGCGGCATAGACCCGTTTGTGCTGATCAATCCTCCGTATAAAATGGTGCCTGCTATCGTGCAGCAACATACGAATTTCCTGGTTAAGCTGGCAGGCTACCAGCCATCGCTTGAGATCCTTAACATCAAAACTGAGAAAGTATCGGCAGGTCTCACCCGCGTTACCCTTGAGATCACCAACAAAGGTTTGCTGGCCTCCCATACCAAAATCGGAGAGCGGAATTATTTCACAAAGCGCATACTGGTCAAGGTAAGCACTACCGGCAACCAACAGGTGATCAGTGGCCGGAAAAGCCAGTTGCTGGGATCGCTGGAAGCCAATAGCAGCCAGCAACTCAGCTGGCTGATCAAAGGAACAGGTAAACTATCCATTGAAGCTGCTTGCCCAACCACCGGCAATGCCAGCGCTTCTGTAAACCTGTAA